The DNA window acaaaatgcatgacggctaTTTGTAAgccgatgaaataacaaacagaaacagccacacctgcatgaaggtttcacttctgcaaggcacatttttatttgttctgtttagccatatttttgttacTTGAGACACACcctgagccagattgcagcagggatgcagcatttgggccgacggttcaatccagagaagcatGGATGagagcgtctgtaacaagctgcttccagggcattgatacgcaTATTGTTCGTCACCCAGGTCAAACCTGCTttgtcaaaagcagtgtgaaatcacatacccGACCTGCATGACATCAGTTCCTGACCcgagtagagcatgccagtgtgaaagaggcttaaACTATTACACTTAAATATTGAAGTATATACAGACTTGAAAAGCATGCATATGTGAATTTAGAAAACTCCCTCCACACTAATTGTAACTGACACCACAATTCACTTTACAGACTTTATTGGCATGGTAGTTCAGGCACTTTTAAAACATAATCAACAATAGTTTTCTTTCCCCATTTTTCACAAGTATACAGTCTGGTGTAATTGGGATTCTGTGTTTAatattattcaataaaacagaGCCATTCATGTCTAACACGGTAGATAAGGTGGAACGTGTTTCAGTGATATTGTTTATAGCCTTACTGCATCAAGAAAATAGAATTTATATTTAAGTCAGTACAGCAGCGAAAGGATTTCTTTTGTGAATCTCGAATGCAACGATATTCAGTAGGTTCCTTAATTAGTTATTATAGCAAAGTTTTTGTCATCAGCTTTTTATGAGACATCATTGCTGTTCCCATTGGAGACACAGCGACTGGAAAGTGTTGTTCTCTGACCAATAATCTCAGACAAGCATTTCAGGGTAAGATTCACAAAATTAATGCATAAGATAGACAACAAGTCTCATTCCTATGATCTGCAAGAAATTACActttaagggaaaaaaataatcACATGTTTGGTATAAAAACATCCCCACTAAATTAAATAGTATCACTTGTGTTCTATATATTACTATTATgtttaaaattgttgttttctttaaaaataaaactagacaaaatatacattttactacTTTATAGAAATATATTCCAGTCTACAATTTGGTGAAATTATGAACACACAGTTTCTGCAATTATAgctgaactaaaacaaaaaaccaaagcAAAGTGTTTTAATCCTGAGAGATAGGTAATAGAAAAGCGTGTCGTAAAACCACACAGCATAACTAGCAGACACCTTTCACTGCATCGTGAAGATTATTTTACAGGATAAACCCCTCTTCATGGAGCTTTAGATCCCGAGGGTAGTTTTGCTTGATTGGAACTCTGTCAGGAAAGACAAATTGGGAATAATCAACGTCGCCCCCTTCTGGCGTGGCAAGGGAGTCCTCTGTGTAGTCAGCACTTCCCTCTTCAGGATCTGCAGTGCTGCTGGCTCTTAGGAGATCCTCACTCCACTGACTTCCTGAGCCCAGTTCGTTTGGTGTGTCCTCCTGGAATTCCCCAGAATCATCGCCGGATTCTTCAAAACTCAGCCCCGGCTCATCTTCAACTGACTTTTTGTTCATGCTGAAAAAGAAGGAAACATGATTGGGTAGTTATTATAAAAtcacaaatcaaccaatcacaagTATTTGCCAAAACGCCAGTACACGTCATCCAGTGCATAGATCGCTACACCTATGCCTGGTACCTTTTGTAAAAATGGATCATTCTGTTAACTTTCTTTAAATTTTGATGAACTTGACACTAGTTTCTCCAAAGAAAATGTTACTGATATTCTAAATagaaaagcactttgtttttaataaatagtctcACCCACGTCGCAGCACCTGTAGGCTTACACGGATTATTTTGGGACTGTGGCAGTTGTTTCTGGACTGAACCATTTCATGACTGGGTGGGAGGGGGGGAAGCATATCTTATACAAGAAGAGTTACCCTACAAACGACATCTCTAATATTAAGTGCAAGTGTGTATTGTTGTCTTCAAATGAAATTTGCTAACATGGTCCAGATTTAAAATATCAGCAGTAATTATATCAATTCAATTCCATTCCTTCAAATGTTGCCAAAATAGCTGCCAGAAGCAGGTCTATGTTAACTGCATGTCTGTGTCTCTATGGGTGGTATGCCACCAACCTCCAGAACAAATCTAGAGCTCCTTCTGGAAATCTATAGCTCTACATGGTTAATTCTTTCAGAAGATATTTCTATAGAGTGGATCCTTTCATATGCAACATTGTTTTCCAGagattttctttatttacagtggTTGGCGATTACTTTTACATTTGGAATTGGGGCTGGCCCTGTGATACATGCTTTTAATTATCTAACTTGTATTTTAACAGAGTGAAAAACTTCACTAAGAAGACCTAACACAATgaagaatgaaaaagaaagacaaaaagaatAAGCAATACTGGTACAAAAACTATAGATGTGTTCGGTATTGTTATGGAAACGTACAACATTAATGTGTAAATGGAAAAAACCTCACACTGTACACATTCTACTGTAATACTCTACAGTTGACCACTACCTCTTTATCAATAATTAAAGTTTAAGAACAATCCTAAAAGTTTaacagttaaaacatttaaaatgtttaaaaactctAAACCTTTAACATCAATTATGTATgaagaaaacactgtaaatgagaatttattattatattcttaaaAATGACTTTGCACTCATTCCCCAGCAGGTGGCGCTGTGCCATTAGTATGTGTCAGTGATAACGCCCATCTTTTAAAAGACCAGAATGAAATATCCCATAGAGGTGTCAACGAAGGGAAAAGGGCAACATTCCAAGCACTTCTATTTCAAAGAGGCCATGGGGAGTGAGTGTGTCTTGTTATGGATACTGTGCAAACTATATGGGAATCCTGTTCCATTAATTAAGAAATGATGCACCAACAATGCTTAATAAATAACATGACACATTTTTTGCCAATTTAACTTAGATTTTTTCTTCAGCCAATAGATAACTCATATGCCTACTGTTGCTGAGATATTGGATTTCTTACACCATGCTATGTTACAATGTGTAAATCATCCTCCCGTTCCATAACAACGTAGTATCTGAATATCGAGCTTTgcgcaattatatatatatatatatatatatatatatatatatatatatatatatatatatatatatatatatatatatatatatatatatatatgcacacactgcactccgTTCATAAGAATCAccgatataagaatcaaccacataCAGTGagcaaaaccactgggacaaaatcattcctatactaaccattcTAAAAcactctgcttgtaagaatcaagcaatctgctTACAAGAATaattttggggcaaactgactgcatgtaatacgaTACTGGAGCAAGTGCAATGACTTGTACAGCCAAtcaagctgtttttgaatttaatcacatctcgcgtgattaggcacgtaGGCAGCGTGGATCatgcagtgatgcaggaaacaatgcattgtttgtaatcaaacgtgactgAGCCACTACAgtatgcaggtatgtttttttgtgttctctgttagtgaaagtttacttcaataaagtgaatacacattcattgaatacataccgaGTACAGCACTGAGGGAGGGGGACTGCGGTGCGGCACGGTGAGGGGGGGGATTGCAGAGGTTTGCATctctgcttagtgaaaaactgtgagatttgcatgaCAACTGAAAATAAGCCACAGATACTTAAATGCACTGGTAGTCCTGAcactaaaatactgtactgtaatgttattttaattcaaaggccattacacgtaactCTGCATGAAACTAGGCACCCTCGCAAggcgatcgcttctcaagtatactgtagaaAAACAGGATTCTACAACCTTGAGTAAATGTGATCATATAACTagctgcttacccacaaggatatttaaactgctgatgcgtgAAGGTGCTTTTGCTAACTGTAACCGAGAGCAGAGTAAATGATCAGATTGGAGTCTTGATTTATAGTTTAAaactggtgttggttttatttcttacagTGCAGTAGGAAAATAAccactaataaaataaaacacaaaataaacctacctctcagctggagcactaactaaacaatactttgtgtggtccCTGACTGACGTCAGGACTGATAAGCCACTTacccaactaaacaaatacaaatcaaaacagttcATACATTCCCCCTGGAACTAGACATATACTGTGACTGCTTTGCTTATTTGCACAGTATAGAACTGGAACTAACAGATCTCTTTATCACACTTTGGTTTCTTTCTCTTACTTCTGCAATGCACGCACGCTTCCACTTCCACACTCCTCTACACCCCCCATCACGAAGCTATTGGCTAAGCCCTTTTTATCGAGGCATCATTAACTTTACCAAGCAGTTAACCAACTGACCGTTATCCTTAATTCGTTAAGGAAACAACTATAGCGTGCATACATGcaggaactcatgacatctagtggtcaacctaTTACACTGCAGTTAACAAAGCTGTTCTCAAACTACCATACTGATtctgcagcacttcaccacagtcatcATATCacataagaatcaaccgcttataagaatcaatcATCCAGGACAGATGCAAGTCGTCTAAACAgaatgcactatatatatatatatatatatatatatatatatatatatatatatataaagcaagtGTGTTCTTACAGGTCATGATCAGCGTTGGGTAAAGGGACATCAGCTCCAGACTTCGGAAGGTCAATCCAAGGACCACTTTCTTCCACACAGTTAGGGTTTTTGGTGTCCGGTTTGCATCGTATCCACATATATCTCCCTTTACTTGGGGCAGCTTACAGAAGAAAGAAAGACACAGATGTTAATGTTTTGTCAGAATATAtggctgcctttttttttatcattataatAAATCTTATTCCAACCATAGACAATGGTGTGAGTTTTGAACATTTTTCCTAAATGTTGTCtttcttcagtgtacagtactttaCAAGAAGACTGAAGGGCAGGGGCCAGTCTTAAATCTCCAAAAGCAAGGTTCAAAGCCCGTTACCCCAGAGGGTTGTTAATGACATACTGAAACCGAAGGTCTGGGTCAAAACACAACTTCAtccaaattatgtttttgttatggGAGTGACTCAGAAAAATCTACTTCGGATGGCTTATTACCATTAGGTTCTACTACCAGCACGACCCCTTCCTCAACCCTCTCCAAACAAGATTAATGTCAGTAGTTTAACATTCGGGTTAAAGCAGCTATTCAATAACCTTACGTCCCGAGAAAGATAAACGACTGTTGTGGAAACATTTTGTACAACTATACGGCAGGAGCGTAATCAGCCAAGTGCCAGTATAAACTGTTGCGTACagttattttacagaaaacattaaATAGTTGCTATTATATCGGTTACAACAACCTTCTCAAATATATAAGCCTATTGTTCATTTATAAATTTAATACCGCCATTTACTAGTCTATATAGGCTACGTATCAACTGAGAAATAATAAAGGAAACACACCAGTTTCTTCTTTAAATCAATCAGctaccaaggaaaaaaaaaaaaaaaaaaaattagcgcTTAGAACAGAACGGTAACCCCCAGAACGGTAGCCCATTATATTTTGATGTGGATTATATATCTCATAATATTTATAATAGACGTTTCTAAAACTAATACaccaagaaataaaaaataaaataaaaacttttttctttgaaTTCCAACAATAGCAAGCTTCAGAAGgtctaataaatacattataattatttCAATACTAATGACGCAGGTATTTAACtctaactctttttttttttttttttttaataacagctaACAGAATTCCAAGCAGTTACAAAGTTTAGACAATATACAAAGCTTACCTTGTACGGTACATCCCAGAAAGAGGATTAAACCCAAAGCCAACAAAATCCTCCCGCTGGATTTCAAAAGGAGCTCTGTGTAGTTTCTCATTTCTCGCTTTTTGCTGTGCTCTCTGCCAAACCGTGTGAAAACTGTTCGAATCACTATTGGAATAAACTCTGGTCACTTTTGTAAGATCAGTCAGCCACAATCCGTCAGAAGACGTGCGTCACAGCCTCAGTTTCCTGCAAAAACCATCATCAAGTTTAGAAATAAGTGTTGcgatgcaaactttttttttttgagacgcATAATAAAAGTACCATAATGAAAATACAGCTTGGTGTTTCCTCTGTCCTAATTTTCAAGCGCCCCACCTTTCCCCCcagaaatactactactactactactactaataataataaaaaataataataataataataataataataataataataataataataataaacttaatgATGATAATCAAGGCACAAGAGAAAATACACCGAGTTTACTTTAACTACGCGGTTTCGTTATGAGCAATCTTCCTCTTTCCCTCTTTAGTGACTTCTATTAAAAACGTTTTATTTGAACAGGAAGAAATGTCGAGCTAATTCTAATGGTTTAAAGTCTACTTCCTTAACTCTTATTTAGCCGTATCAGAGGTTCCGCTTTTCTTGTCCGGAGATCTGATGTTGGTTCGTGGTATTTATGTatcaatttgaaatatgcagatatttaatAGACAAAGCTATCAAGCGGAGTAGGCAGTCAGCATTGACTATGCTCTTTAACTGATTAACCTCTGACCTGGTTCTAAAgcaatttatcatttatttatatctataaaaacagcaatttaaaaaggaCACTCCAAGACCAGATTTGCCTACCACTATAAATATGCAGCTATTACCACACACAAACAATTAAATACCAggaagtcattattattattattattattattattattattattattattattattattattattccctccAAATTTGCCTTATTTAATGTGTACATAGAGAACTGCTTGTTCAATTGTCATGACATTTTTTAGCATACATTATTGTaagtatcagaatctgggcaCAGATTTTGAACAATTTTGTATTTATCCTAATGCTGCCACTGTCATTTTGAACAGCATACACACTGGACATTGGACATCGCTAAcactgcacacacgcacaccaaAAGGTAGTTTTTAAACTGGCCCAGGGTatgtttttgtatcttttattacatattatttcCCCTTTGTGGTGAACTTTACCAGTGGGTTGACACATATTATAGTAGGAACATATGCAGTGTAGAGGTCCTACTGAAACATAGAGAGGGTTGGTGTTACTGTAAGTATTGGCTAGGGTTCTctttgtcaactttttttttttttaatttagtcgtattttttttattttttccccattttgaAATGGccgattattatttatttatgctcggctcaaCGAGCATAAATatgccgaccgcttctttacacactgcggattcaccattcAGCGGCCTAGGACAATGCACAGGTAAGCCCATAGtagcctggccagactacaggggttgttGGTccacagtgagctgaggacaccctggctgacctagactCCTCCCCctggcgacgctcagccaattgagcaccgcctcctgggaactcccatccatggtcggctctggaatagcccagactcaaaccggTGACTCCGGCCatagggcgcatcctgtactGTGCTTCCTGCTGTCCTTCAagtgtaaattattttaattgggtTAACAAagagtaacaataaaataaaattaaaaaaaaacaaaaaacaaaaaaaaaacaggcaacatTAAACATTGAATAGAAGGGGGGCTTATATAACATGTTCCCAAGTGACTCGCCAGTTTCCCACATTAGCAGTAATTTCAAACTGAGGGGAGGAGTTCTCCACAATTGTGgtcttaaacattttttgtttagaGGGAGCTGGAGCGAAGATCATCAATGTTACCACAGGTTTAGAAGCCAGTATCCCATAGTTTTGTATTCTAAAAGCTGCAGATCCCATGgcttagaaaatacaaaaatatttaagacTTGTCTTGGATGATTTATGCACTTCAAGAATTTGTCTGGCTCCTGTGAAGAGTAGAACAAAACTGGCTTACACAAGTAGTAACCCTTTACAGCTTAGTAGCTCTTTAGATCTTAAGCTTcgtttccactgtacaaccgagcctTTCTGGGGCCGCACTACTTGCTTTTTTACAGTAGAGTCCGATCCATGGAACTGACATCACGCGCAATGACTGTGTTGAGTCGTATGTAGATGATGTGGTAGTAGGATGCGTTGTGTTTCAGTTGAGAATGGCAGATCCAGTGGTTATGGTtgtgtttgagttgagaatggTGGATCTCTTTATGGCTgtgtttttctttgattttgttcTTCATATATTACTGAATACAACTGAGAATCCTCCAACTCACTGCACACCATGTTGCTGGTCTTCCTCAAGTGTATTGACAGACGCAATGTAATTATGGAAATTATTTACCTCGCCCTTGGCCCCCTTGCCTGaatttcatggtttggttctcacTCGACAAATAGCGAGTTGAAAGTGCCAGAGGAAAAGAGGTATTAGTATCTCTTTACAGTGCACTGGCCCTTTACAGTAGTGTCTAGTGTTTTCCCTTGTTCTAGGGCCAGTTAAGCACCCTGCCCTTTGCAGCCTTGCTGGCTAGATGTCTGATTGGTTTTGACTAGAAGCAGGCTGCCCTGCACATTATCAGGGGTGTATTGCAATATCTCAACTTCTCAGATATATTTTCAGTCTGTGGATCAAACTCTATTCAACAAAGCAACACAAGCAGTCCTTCCTCCCATTCCTTTATCAGCTCACACTCCCTTCCTTCCCTTTACTTCCTTTTCTGAATGCCATGAATGTGTTCTTATTCTTAGTCTTTCGATATACATGTACTATAtgtaaaaatctgcaaaaatgtgAAGACGTGGTCATGCCTTTACCAAGCGAACCACTCAGGTACCGAAGCTACAGGAATAATCATATATTCCCTTTAATCTAGCAGATTGAATATTGTACAAAGTAACAGTTTAGCACATATATTGCTTAAAAAAAGGagcaatacatgttttaaagtttgagtttatgtatttcttttaatatcaTGGAAACTTAGTGTAGTTTTATATTTCTATACAAATCCTATATGTGCCTGCACTTGTTAAATCCATAGTTTCTTCTTCAGATTTAGATGTAATAAAACATTAGCATTGCAAGTCTATCGTACAAATtcttattaaaaaagaataaaatattaagattgGCTAGTAATAAATTCGTTTTGATCGTCAGTTAATATgatataagataataataataataataataataataataataataataataataataataataataataataataataattactgatgttgctgtaaatgtttttacacattttttttttttttaaatcacatcacTCAAGCCagttgctcactaaatatcttagtatccctgaatagatataaagaaattagaaatattttaataaaaaatccGTCCCACAAGTCCAATTGTACTTTAAATAGGATCAACTTGCTACCAGTGTCCGTGACTGTGCGAAGCTGCTGTCCACCTCTAGTGATTCCACTGGGATGGGTGCACTTTACCAAGCGCTGGAGGCAAAATCCACAAGGGCTGTTTCTCCTCAACGCACTAGGGCTGCCAGTTAAAACTCCAAATAGCAATctattaattgggcacacaaaatcgaATCGTTTGAATTATTATCGATGATTGTACCGCTCACACACATTTCCACTCCATTCCTCTCCCCCCCaacgtgattattttaatatcactgcagttcagtaaaagcttgtgaatGCTAGTGGTAAATTACCTTGGTAGCtcaggagaagaaaaacaaattaaaaaataaaatagaaaaaacaacaacattcgtaacaagcctaaagcaagtttgaCATACTACAgcagtgttactaaaatatgtattccaaacaAATTACAGCAATTTGGACTGCAATTTAAATAAACTAGACATGAACTTATGAAAACTGTCTTTTcccagtgacagctgcagcattgCACCACCTAACCTTctctatctgtgaaacacacaatgcgagaatccctgcctaaaacaacaacagtaataatattgTAGTGATCCCGGCTCcagcaggcaggcacatcacacatgacgaggcaatccacatacaggcggagggcgggcgcgaacccaggacctttcgcactaaagcatagcaccgatactgcAGTACAAAAGAGCCGCCTcccttgcaaggagcgtatatcaggcatATGTCTCTCTATGTGATTACATcgcctaccagccctgctgctgccttaccccatgcatgctacactctcccctgccagtctcaagtctgccccggacttgctcaccaggctacagtccgacgagtgcgtgtgtgccagggtacctgcgtccacttctgacacaaATGTAGCGATCCctgttcccgcaggcaggtgcatcacacatgGCGAGGCAATCCTACCAAGCTAATTGTGGTTATGAACCAAAAAATTTGTGCAGTATgtaccaaaaaattaaaaacgctTTGTTCATGACATGACCGAGATTGTGGTCAAGATCAAGTGACTTGGAAACATAGATCTCTTTTGTAGCCACTAGTTGATTTTGATCTTATACCCCCATGTCAAGCTGAACCTTATGTCAATATTGTGTTATAATATTAGTGATCAGTGGTGATCTGTTAATACTTACAGGAATGGAATTGCTACTATAAGCATTCCCCTGGTGCTTCTCTGTCTGATGGAATCACTTCATAACAGGTATCTGTGGTTGCCCTGCAGGTGGTAATCTTGAAAATGCATGATAATAGACAATAATTCAGTTAAGATTCCCTGGATAGCTACCATCAACTAACACCCTTAGGACAGCATTCGGAATTAGCAGAGTTTCTCCTCCATTCTGTGTCATGGATACTTTTAGCAATACTGACAGTTAAACGGCGAAAGCACATGCACAGGGTCCTCTTAATCCTGTAA is part of the Polyodon spathula isolate WHYD16114869_AA chromosome 13, ASM1765450v1, whole genome shotgun sequence genome and encodes:
- the srgn gene encoding serglycin gives rise to the protein MRNYTELLLKSSGRILLALGLILFLGCTVQAAPSKGRYMWIRCKPDTKNPNCVEESGPWIDLPKSGADVPLPNADHDLMNKKSVEDEPGLSFEESGDDSGEFQEDTPNELGSGSQWSEDLLRASSTADPEEGSADYTEDSLATPEGGDVDYSQFVFPDRVPIKQNYPRDLKLHEEGFIL